A DNA window from Porites lutea chromosome 6, jaPorLute2.1, whole genome shotgun sequence contains the following coding sequences:
- the LOC140941854 gene encoding uncharacterized protein yields MFRAFAVHNICVQAVCFADDTQLYLSFKPLGNTAQADAIQAMEKCIDAVRKWMIQDRLMINDDKTEFLLVGTRQQLDEQDSCSITVGNNRNSPSPCVKNLGTWFDSNLSMTDHINKACNAAFYHFHNLGRIKKYLSRNSLITLVHAFITSGLDYCNSLLFGLPKAQIDKLQRVQNAAARLILGIGKFPHITPSIIIGKGLSHYSVEVQH; encoded by the coding sequence ATGTTTAGGGCCTTTGCTGTTCATAATATATGTGTCCAAGCTGTTTGTTTCGCAGATGATACCCAGCTGTATCTGAGTTTTAAACCACTCGGCAACACTGCTCAAGCTGATGCTATACAAGCTATGGAAAAGTGCATTGACGCGGTGAGGAAATGGATGATTCAAGATCGGTTAATGATCAATGATGATAAAACCGAGTTTTTGTTGGTCGGCACACGACAACAGCTTGATGAACAAGATTCGTGTTCCATTACTGTGGGCAATAATCGTAACAGTCCAAGCCCATGTGTTAAAAACCTTGGAACGTGGTTTGACAGCAACTTAAGCATGACTGATCATATAAACAAGGCTTGTAATGCGGCATTTTATCATTTCCATAACTTGGGACGTATTAAGAAATACCTGTCGAGAAATTCTTTAATTACTTTGGTTCATGCTTTTATAACCAGCGGTCTTGACTATTGTAATAGTTTATTGTTTGGCTTACCAAAGGCGCAGATCGATAAATTACAGCGTGTACAAAATGCAGCAGCAAGACTTATCCTTGGCATCGGAAAGTTTCCTCACATTACACCATCGATTATTATTGGAAAAGGCTTAAGTCATTATTCGGTAGAAGTTCAACATTAA